The Methanobacterium lacus genome includes a region encoding these proteins:
- a CDS encoding TIGR04083 family peptide-modifying radical SAM enzyme, which produces MVFHVMLVPTLGCPSNCGYCWSSEEGSELMSIDTLKQTVNWLKTLREDSVTVTFHGGEPLLAGLEFFQTALPLIKTELDHLKPALAIQTNLWNMTDDLAELFSTYNIPIGSSIDGPEELNDYQRGEGYYQKTMQGYKIAKAHNLKVSFICTFTSHSIKHKEEILNYFLENDLTLKLHPSLPSMRDDNPDEWALSPEDYGELLVYLLEEYLDKMDEVEIMNIDNLAKSVFRRRGTVCTFVDCMGDTFAIGPDGSIYPCYRFVGMPDYVMGNVHDDPSLDDLAESKPWQLLMEFKDFVDTDCKRCNYVKFCRGGCPYNALAITDAKVEAVDPHCTAYKRIFKEITDKATKEMLSGSLMGNSKPSKTTKYSIMDLMLKESR; this is translated from the coding sequence ATGGTTTTTCATGTTATGCTTGTACCCACCCTTGGATGTCCATCTAACTGCGGTTACTGTTGGAGTTCTGAGGAAGGTTCCGAGCTTATGAGTATTGATACATTGAAACAAACAGTTAACTGGCTTAAAACCCTTCGTGAAGATAGTGTGACAGTGACGTTCCATGGTGGAGAACCTTTGCTTGCGGGTTTAGAATTTTTTCAAACAGCACTCCCACTCATCAAAACAGAACTTGACCATTTAAAACCAGCCCTTGCAATTCAGACCAACCTTTGGAACATGACAGATGACCTTGCAGAACTCTTCAGTACCTACAACATCCCAATCGGTTCAAGTATAGATGGACCTGAAGAGTTAAACGACTATCAAAGGGGTGAGGGTTACTACCAGAAAACCATGCAAGGCTATAAAATTGCCAAGGCACATAACTTAAAGGTTAGTTTTATCTGCACATTCACATCCCATTCAATCAAACACAAGGAAGAGATTTTAAACTACTTCCTTGAAAATGATCTGACACTCAAACTGCACCCATCCCTACCATCCATGAGGGATGATAATCCTGATGAATGGGCACTGTCCCCCGAGGATTATGGAGAACTTCTGGTTTACCTACTTGAAGAGTACCTGGACAAAATGGATGAAGTCGAAATAATGAATATTGACAACCTTGCAAAGAGCGTTTTCAGAAGAAGGGGTACTGTATGCACCTTTGTAGACTGTATGGGTGACACCTTTGCCATAGGCCCCGATGGAAGTATCTATCCCTGCTACAGATTTGTTGGAATGCCCGATTACGTAATGGGAAATGTTCATGACGATCCAAGTCTGGATGATCTTGCAGAGTCCAAACCATGGCAACTCTTGATGGAATTTAAAGACTTCGTAGATACAGACTGTAAGAGATGTAACTACGTAAAGTTCTGCAGGGGAGGATGTCCATACAATGCCCTGGCAATAACAGATGCCAAGGTTGAAGCCGTTGATCCACACTGCACAGCTTATAAAAGAATATTCAAAGAAATTACAGACAAGGCCACCAAGGAAATGCTGTCAGGTTCACTCATGGGAAATTCCAAGCCCTCAAAAACCACCAAGTACAGTATCATGGACCTCATGCTCAAAGAATCCAGATAA
- a CDS encoding TIGR04165 family Cys-rich peptide translates to MNLGKLNEKCPKCGCKDKTLKRDLDSEFHAHAKTGSLTCSKCGYVFVSKDDEEQDKKKDKTGTD, encoded by the coding sequence ATGAATCTAGGTAAACTGAATGAAAAATGTCCAAAGTGCGGCTGTAAAGACAAAACATTGAAAAGGGATCTTGATTCAGAATTTCATGCTCATGCAAAAACAGGTTCACTTACCTGCAGCAAGTGTGGCTATGTATTTGTGAGTAAAGACGATGAAGAACAGGATAAAAAAAAAGACAAGACGGGCACAGATTAA
- a CDS encoding zinc ribbon domain-containing protein → MIKIRKCNIIQDEKGAFFVFGPLWFVILVMIVGFIATLIKNNNGKNNPEKVYDYNPNQIVNPLKSRNICPKCGQNNSKSAKFCNKCGSNLLPKNKSCSKCGSINQTNANFCQDCGNRLE, encoded by the coding sequence ATGATAAAAATCAGAAAATGTAACATAATTCAGGATGAAAAAGGAGCTTTTTTTGTTTTTGGCCCATTGTGGTTTGTGATATTAGTAATGATTGTGGGATTTATTGCTACGTTAATAAAAAATAATAATGGAAAGAATAATCCTGAAAAAGTCTATGATTACAACCCCAATCAAATAGTAAATCCTTTAAAATCAAGGAATATATGTCCTAAATGTGGTCAAAATAATAGTAAGTCTGCTAAATTTTGTAACAAATGTGGAAGCAATTTGTTACCAAAAAACAAATCTTGCTCAAAATGTGGGAGTATAAATCAAACAAATGCTAACTTCTGTCAGGATTGTGGAAACAGATTGGAATAG
- a CDS encoding Ltp family lipoprotein produces the protein MKGSTDAVNSNETSGNGVIGFWNKQSSRGKLGIGIGGICCIGLILIIAISAFMAPDATTTTTNLNNTPTSPSTPSTDTSTNSSGTSVTAGQEQAAKMAQSYLNTMAFSRSGLIKQLKYEGFTQQEAEYGVDQTNADWNAQAAKMAQSYLDSQSFSRSGLIEQLEFEGFTRQQAEYGVQATGL, from the coding sequence TTGAAAGGATCTACAGATGCAGTAAACTCTAATGAAACATCTGGAAATGGAGTAATAGGTTTCTGGAATAAACAAAGTTCAAGAGGTAAACTTGGTATTGGTATAGGTGGTATTTGTTGTATAGGATTAATTTTAATTATTGCAATATCTGCATTTATGGCACCAGATGCTACAACTACCACTACAAATCTTAATAATACTCCTACATCTCCTTCTACACCATCTACAGATACCTCAACTAATAGTTCAGGTACAAGTGTAACTGCGGGTCAAGAACAAGCAGCAAAAATGGCTCAAAGCTACTTAAATACCATGGCGTTTTCACGATCTGGATTAATTAAACAGCTCAAATATGAAGGATTTACACAACAGGAAGCTGAATACGGAGTAGATCAAACTAATGCTGACTGGAATGCGCAAGCAGCAAAAATGGCTCAAAGCTACTTAGATAGCCAGTCATTTTCACGATCTGGATTAATTGAACAGCTCGAATTTGAAGGATTTACACGCCAGCAAGCGGAATATGGAGTCCAGGCCACGGGATTGTAA
- a CDS encoding DUF2085 domain-containing protein, whose translation MELSFLKSWKSKISVNNTFDYNIFTKFLCHRIPERTFNIRGYYFPVCSRCTGFYLAGSLYFILAYFLYIPYTIPIIILASLMLIPTFFDGFTQLLGLRESNNVLRFFTGLMGGVGLAILLKAIKWAIVMG comes from the coding sequence ATGGAACTGTCATTTTTAAAATCTTGGAAGAGCAAAATCAGTGTAAACAATACCTTTGATTACAATATTTTCACAAAATTTCTATGTCACCGTATTCCAGAACGAACATTTAACATACGCGGATATTATTTCCCAGTATGTTCAAGGTGCACAGGATTTTATTTGGCTGGTTCTTTGTACTTCATTCTAGCTTATTTTCTTTATATTCCATACACCATCCCGATTATTATATTAGCTAGTTTAATGTTGATCCCCACTTTTTTTGATGGTTTTACTCAATTATTAGGATTGAGAGAAAGTAACAATGTTTTAAGATTTTTTACGGGTTTAATGGGTGGTGTTGGCCTAGCTATTTTGCTCAAAGCTATTAAATGGGCAATTGTAATGGGTTAA
- a CDS encoding carbonic anhydrase — protein MKTEFVTCLNCIDGRVQLPVINWILENYDVKYVDMITAPGINGLLSNRNNDVSDILEKVTFSNEGHSTELIFVVGHHDCLANPMDDETHNKQIIESVERIKELYSACDVVGLWVDDDFNVQIVCEL, from the coding sequence ATGAAAACCGAATTTGTAACCTGTCTTAACTGTATCGACGGTAGAGTCCAACTACCTGTAATCAACTGGATACTAGAAAATTACGACGTTAAATACGTGGACATGATAACTGCACCAGGAATAAATGGTTTACTTTCAAATAGAAATAATGATGTGAGTGATATTCTTGAAAAGGTAACGTTTTCTAATGAAGGCCATTCAACAGAACTTATATTTGTTGTGGGACATCATGACTGCCTAGCAAATCCTATGGATGATGAAACACATAATAAACAAATAATTGAATCAGTGGAGCGTATTAAGGAATTGTACTCTGCTTGTGATGTAGTAGGATTATGGGTTGATGATGATTTCAATGTCCAAATAGTTTGTGAGCTTTAA
- a CDS encoding peptide MFS transporter: MFKQHPKGLYLLFTTEMWERFSYYGMRAILSLYMIKALFYSTAFTSSIYGYYTGLVYLTPLIGGYIADRYWGNRKSIITGGFLMAMGQFSLALSSYLYTPQAAGTVNSFFVFNPQTEFFLIGLFLLVFGNGFFKPNISSMVGFLYSENDGRRDSAFTIFYMGINLGALISPLLIGGFADTGDPTNFMYGFLIAGIGMLFGLVVFILGKNRFLVDPEGRSVGVIPNHKYDPEDCAKSEGTLTWVEKQRILVIFILAFFGIFFWAAFEQAGVSLTFLAEQHVDRVVTALNFSIPAAWFQSVNPLAILLFAPIFAALWLKLKDMGKEPSIPLKMAMGLLLLSSGFMLLVFATGSLDHGATSISPLWLIAVYVLFTFGELCISPIGLSMVTKLSPKKFTCLLMGVWFLTSAVANILAGQISTLYPDPSLPTPYLLGMPINSFTSFFMIFVVMSLIAAVLLFLIRKRLETMMHGIR; encoded by the coding sequence ATGTTTAAACAGCATCCGAAGGGATTGTACCTGCTTTTTACCACTGAGATGTGGGAAAGATTTAGTTACTACGGTATGAGGGCAATACTCTCACTGTACATGATAAAGGCTTTGTTTTACAGCACAGCATTCACATCCAGCATATACGGATACTACACTGGACTGGTTTATCTGACACCTTTAATTGGGGGTTACATCGCAGACAGGTACTGGGGTAACAGAAAATCAATAATCACAGGTGGTTTTTTAATGGCTATGGGCCAGTTTTCACTTGCCCTGAGCAGCTACCTTTACACACCCCAGGCTGCTGGTACAGTTAACAGTTTCTTTGTTTTTAACCCTCAAACTGAATTCTTCTTGATTGGTTTGTTTTTACTGGTTTTTGGTAATGGATTTTTCAAACCCAACATATCATCCATGGTAGGGTTTCTCTACTCTGAAAATGATGGAAGAAGGGATTCTGCATTCACCATATTCTACATGGGAATCAACCTCGGAGCACTGATATCTCCACTTTTAATAGGAGGATTTGCAGATACAGGCGATCCAACCAACTTCATGTACGGTTTTTTAATCGCAGGAATAGGAATGTTATTTGGATTGGTGGTATTTATACTGGGAAAGAACAGATTTTTAGTGGATCCAGAGGGAAGATCAGTTGGTGTGATTCCAAACCACAAATACGATCCAGAGGACTGTGCCAAGTCAGAGGGCACACTCACATGGGTGGAAAAACAGAGGATACTGGTCATATTTATCCTTGCATTTTTCGGAATATTCTTCTGGGCAGCCTTTGAACAGGCAGGAGTGTCGTTAACCTTCCTGGCAGAGCAACACGTTGATCGTGTGGTAACAGCCCTTAACTTCAGCATACCTGCAGCATGGTTCCAATCTGTAAACCCACTTGCAATACTCCTCTTTGCACCAATCTTTGCAGCATTATGGCTTAAACTAAAGGATATGGGAAAAGAACCATCAATACCACTTAAAATGGCAATGGGACTGCTACTACTATCCTCGGGATTCATGCTCCTGGTGTTTGCAACAGGATCCCTGGATCATGGGGCCACAAGCATCAGCCCACTCTGGCTAATAGCAGTTTACGTACTCTTTACCTTTGGAGAACTGTGCATCTCACCAATAGGCCTGTCAATGGTCACAAAACTTTCACCTAAAAAGTTCACATGCCTGCTCATGGGTGTATGGTTTTTAACGAGTGCAGTTGCAAACATACTGGCAGGACAGATAAGCACACTCTACCCAGATCCATCGCTACCCACACCCTACTTACTTGGAATGCCCATCAACAGCTTCACATCATTCTTCATGATATTTGTGGTGATGTCACTCATAGCAGCTGTATTACTGTTCCTAATCAGAAAAAGACTCGAAACCATGATGCACGGGATAAGATAA
- a CDS encoding 4Fe-4S binding protein, which produces MIVKEWCMYCGECAGVCPRALIEVRETSLIFNEEGCKDCRICVSVCPINALDKED; this is translated from the coding sequence ATGATAGTTAAGGAATGGTGCATGTACTGCGGGGAATGTGCAGGAGTTTGTCCTCGTGCATTAATAGAAGTCCGTGAGACAAGTTTAATTTTTAACGAAGAAGGATGCAAAGACTGTAGGATATGTGTAAGTGTGTGTCCTATTAACGCTTTGGACAAAGAAGACTAA
- a CDS encoding NAD(P)/FAD-dependent oxidoreductase, whose amino-acid sequence MKLIETDVLVIGAGPAGSSTAKYAAQNGAKVILMDKKSEIGAPKRCAEGVSKEGLKKLGIEPSSRWVTKELSGVRLVSPNGTDVWLNDDQVKLPEAGYILERKVFDKFMAMDAARAGATIMIKTLARGMRKDSNGYIVSCENMGEDFEIKAKIVVGADGPESRVGRWGGLKTVVKPKNMESGIQFEMAGVEMEDPDCIEFYFGSVAPGGYAWIFPKGGDIANVGLGIVNTVTDKSAYQHLLEFVENCPATQNAQAVELNIGGDPVGGMLKDLVEDNVMIVGDAAGHVNPLTGGGIITALEAGKYAGEVAAEAIKEGDCSKKRLKEYEKICKEEIGDSFNKYFKTKEYMLSLSDEELDSIAEAFQDYEFEKISTSELVKLLIKVSPKALLKLGKLF is encoded by the coding sequence ATGAAGTTAATAGAGACAGACGTTCTTGTTATTGGAGCAGGTCCAGCAGGATCATCCACTGCTAAATACGCAGCACAAAACGGTGCAAAAGTTATACTTATGGATAAAAAATCAGAAATTGGAGCACCAAAACGATGTGCAGAAGGAGTTTCCAAGGAAGGATTGAAAAAACTTGGAATCGAACCCAGCAGCAGGTGGGTTACCAAGGAACTAAGCGGAGTTAGACTCGTCAGCCCAAACGGTACCGATGTATGGTTAAACGATGACCAGGTCAAACTTCCAGAGGCTGGTTACATATTGGAGAGAAAGGTCTTCGACAAGTTCATGGCAATGGACGCTGCAAGGGCCGGTGCAACCATCATGATCAAAACCCTTGCAAGGGGCATGAGAAAGGACAGCAACGGCTACATAGTCAGCTGTGAAAATATGGGAGAAGACTTCGAGATCAAAGCCAAGATCGTTGTTGGAGCAGACGGTCCAGAATCCCGTGTTGGAAGATGGGGAGGACTTAAAACTGTTGTCAAACCTAAAAACATGGAATCTGGAATTCAGTTTGAAATGGCAGGAGTTGAAATGGAAGACCCTGACTGCATCGAATTCTACTTTGGAAGTGTTGCACCTGGAGGGTACGCATGGATATTCCCTAAGGGTGGCGACATAGCAAATGTGGGTCTTGGAATTGTCAACACAGTAACAGATAAATCTGCCTACCAGCACCTCCTTGAATTTGTTGAAAACTGTCCAGCTACCCAAAATGCACAGGCAGTTGAACTAAACATAGGCGGAGACCCAGTTGGAGGAATGCTCAAGGACCTGGTTGAAGACAACGTCATGATAGTTGGAGATGCAGCAGGACATGTAAACCCCCTCACAGGTGGAGGAATTATCACAGCACTTGAAGCAGGTAAGTACGCCGGTGAAGTAGCAGCTGAAGCCATTAAAGAAGGAGACTGTTCCAAGAAAAGGTTGAAAGAATACGAAAAGATATGTAAAGAGGAAATTGGAGATTCCTTCAACAAGTACTTCAAAACCAAGGAGTACATGTTAAGCCTTTCAGATGAGGAACTGGATTCAATTGCTGAAGCATTCCAAGACTACGAATTTGAGAAGATAAGCACATCCGAACTCGTGAAGCTCCTCATAAAAGTTTCACCAAAGGCTCTGCTCAAACTGGGAAAACTTTTCTAA
- a CDS encoding UbiA family prenyltransferase: MIKTLIKSTRISWAAKNVNMYLLVLTYAYFADAFISNPLEILEGLILVSALWGALYSLNDLTDIDEDMKDSMKQSRPFIQEHVEKKWIVAFCSVIIGAVFVVSILTLPLAFTVIVLLMFLNQVLYTVPPIRLKDTVLAPFFSTATNSVLRMASCAVLLGSIAIVPWSVYLFMYVGSMGTYIMYKSKQKMASVLTAITGIILLYAFINGDMNLIQFAVAVLPASFATLPLYLSLFTQKDKMFDIADVLYHQIAMIFFLICIFYILFFHSTPV; the protein is encoded by the coding sequence ATGATTAAAACTCTTATAAAGTCCACAAGAATTAGTTGGGCCGCAAAAAATGTGAACATGTACCTTCTGGTTTTAACATACGCCTACTTTGCAGATGCATTTATAAGCAATCCCCTTGAAATACTTGAAGGCCTAATTCTTGTATCTGCGCTTTGGGGAGCTCTTTACAGTCTAAACGATCTGACTGATATTGACGAAGATATGAAGGACTCCATGAAACAGTCCAGACCATTCATACAGGAACATGTTGAAAAGAAGTGGATAGTTGCATTTTGCTCGGTGATCATAGGAGCCGTGTTTGTGGTTTCAATTTTAACACTGCCCCTGGCCTTCACAGTGATAGTTCTGTTGATGTTTTTAAATCAGGTGTTGTACACTGTTCCTCCTATCAGGCTCAAGGACACGGTACTTGCACCATTTTTCAGCACAGCAACCAATTCAGTGCTTAGAATGGCTTCCTGTGCAGTTTTACTGGGAAGTATTGCCATAGTACCTTGGAGTGTTTACCTGTTCATGTACGTTGGAAGCATGGGTACCTACATCATGTACAAATCCAAACAGAAAATGGCCAGTGTATTAACAGCCATAACAGGAATTATACTCCTTTATGCATTTATTAATGGAGATATGAATCTGATACAGTTTGCTGTGGCAGTTCTACCGGCATCCTTTGCAACCTTACCACTTTATCTGTCCCTATTCACACAGAAGGATAAGATGTTCGATATTGCAGACGTGCTGTACCACCAAATTGCCATGATCTTCTTCTTGATCTGCATATTCTACATACTATTTTTCCATTCAACACCTGTCTAA
- a CDS encoding P-loop NTPase family protein, translated as MENFKVNRGSDNRTFIETRSYKNLHKQLKTLKTRHGRIIHVVGAPGTGKSSNIYAAIKELGLNCYDLELGLMDPNADASKLMDQIYHDLKSGLNARSKSEIYHDLASFDALVIADKFHDTHLMNTEMVGYSLWTKTKGIGSLKFYILCMKEYLLNRKKYEEINIIIQTAWTVKLNKEKKDLFTDFGILSRFALAMLRLFFEVVEIRYSREETVEIVKSHVDADQKIIEAHIDELGNKPRLVCQAIKYES; from the coding sequence ATGGAAAATTTCAAGGTGAACAGGGGATCAGACAACAGAACATTCATTGAAACACGATCCTACAAAAATCTTCACAAACAACTGAAAACACTTAAAACCCGGCATGGAAGAATAATTCATGTGGTGGGTGCACCTGGAACAGGAAAATCTTCAAACATCTACGCAGCAATTAAAGAACTCGGATTAAACTGTTATGATCTTGAACTTGGACTCATGGATCCCAATGCAGATGCATCCAAACTCATGGACCAGATATACCATGATCTGAAGAGTGGTTTAAATGCAAGGTCCAAATCAGAAATCTACCATGATCTAGCAAGTTTTGATGCCCTGGTCATTGCAGACAAATTTCATGACACACATCTAATGAACACTGAAATGGTGGGGTACAGTTTATGGACAAAAACCAAGGGAATTGGTTCGCTTAAATTTTATATACTATGTATGAAGGAGTACCTTCTAAATAGGAAGAAGTACGAAGAAATTAATATAATTATTCAAACAGCCTGGACTGTGAAACTAAATAAGGAGAAGAAGGATCTTTTTACGGATTTTGGAATCTTGTCCAGGTTTGCATTGGCCATGTTGAGGCTGTTTTTTGAAGTTGTGGAGATAAGGTACAGTCGTGAAGAAACTGTTGAAATAGTCAAAAGCCATGTTGATGCAGACCAAAAAATCATCGAAGCCCACATAGATGAACTTGGTAACAAACCAAGGTTGGTGTGCCAGGCCATAAAATACGAGTCGTAA
- a CDS encoding thiamine pyrophosphate-dependent enzyme, giving the protein MGKYRCTVCNYIYDEDVESDKFDELPDDWRCPVCNSPKSVFVPLQEESVEHLKGDKSVSDILVGQMAELGLKHVFGIPGTSILGVVDAIKNNPKLEFIQVRHEQTAAFMASAYGKLTGNVAACLTVAGPGATNLATGLYDAKLDHSPVVALTGMVKRQLIGPGSFQEIDQYSFFEPLTVFNKILMSRDQTTTLATLAIKHSLIERGVSHIGIPNDVQKLDHQTKLVPFKGNFPTRATKPTEYLIERAAKIIDKSERPVIIAGFGSIEQGEALLKFAEKIKAPITTTFRAKGVVDEYEDLYVGSHGGIGSTASTKLVDDADLLIVIGSSFSDMTQIPEKKTVQIDIDPLMISRRFPVEVGLIGNCSEILPMLHDLVKEVERKDYMEEMAKLKKEWIELLKQEFESDKTPLRAPYILGVLNEMIDKDAIITLDVGEHCWWFGRNFWMKKTQKMIMSGNLASMGFGFPAALTSQLMYPDKQVVCITGDGGFSMVMADFLTAVKYELPIKVFIFNNKQLGMIMQEQKMEGYENWQTELQDLNYADYARCCGGVGIKVEKPEDLPAAVEKALKSEKPVIVDINTDPKRFV; this is encoded by the coding sequence ATGGGCAAATATCGATGCACAGTCTGTAATTACATTTATGATGAAGATGTTGAATCTGATAAGTTTGATGAACTGCCTGATGACTGGAGATGTCCGGTCTGTAACTCCCCTAAATCTGTTTTTGTACCGTTACAAGAAGAGTCTGTTGAACATTTGAAGGGTGATAAAAGTGTTTCAGATATTCTGGTTGGTCAGATGGCAGAGTTAGGTCTTAAACATGTTTTTGGAATTCCAGGCACATCCATACTGGGTGTGGTGGATGCCATAAAAAACAATCCAAAACTCGAGTTCATACAAGTCAGACACGAACAAACCGCAGCATTTATGGCTTCAGCCTATGGTAAGCTCACAGGAAATGTTGCAGCATGTTTAACTGTTGCAGGTCCTGGAGCAACCAACCTTGCCACAGGACTCTACGATGCCAAACTAGATCATTCCCCTGTGGTTGCTTTAACAGGAATGGTGAAAAGACAGTTAATTGGCCCGGGATCCTTCCAGGAAATAGATCAGTACTCATTTTTTGAACCCTTAACTGTGTTTAACAAGATCCTAATGTCCCGGGATCAGACAACCACCCTGGCAACCCTGGCAATTAAACATTCATTGATTGAAAGGGGAGTTTCACATATTGGAATTCCCAACGATGTCCAGAAGTTGGACCACCAAACCAAACTAGTTCCATTTAAGGGAAATTTTCCAACCAGGGCAACCAAACCCACGGAATACCTCATTGAAAGGGCAGCCAAGATCATAGATAAATCTGAAAGGCCAGTTATTATTGCAGGGTTTGGTTCAATAGAACAGGGCGAAGCTCTTTTAAAATTTGCAGAGAAAATTAAGGCACCCATCACAACCACCTTCAGGGCCAAGGGAGTGGTGGACGAGTACGAAGATCTCTACGTTGGAAGCCACGGAGGTATTGGATCAACAGCATCAACCAAACTCGTGGACGATGCAGATCTGCTCATAGTGATTGGATCATCATTTTCAGACATGACCCAAATACCAGAGAAAAAAACTGTTCAGATAGATATTGATCCCCTTATGATATCCCGAAGATTTCCAGTTGAGGTTGGTTTAATTGGAAACTGTTCAGAAATTCTACCAATGCTCCATGACCTTGTGAAAGAGGTAGAAAGAAAGGACTACATGGAAGAAATGGCTAAACTCAAAAAAGAATGGATAGAACTTCTTAAACAGGAATTTGAGTCTGATAAAACTCCTCTCAGGGCACCTTACATCTTGGGTGTGTTGAATGAGATGATTGACAAGGATGCCATAATTACCCTCGATGTTGGTGAGCACTGCTGGTGGTTTGGAAGAAATTTCTGGATGAAAAAGACTCAGAAAATGATCATGTCGGGAAATCTGGCTTCAATGGGCTTTGGATTCCCAGCTGCACTCACATCCCAACTCATGTACCCGGATAAACAGGTTGTGTGTATCACAGGTGACGGTGGCTTTTCAATGGTGATGGCAGACTTTTTAACGGCAGTTAAATATGAGCTTCCAATCAAGGTCTTCATATTCAACAACAAACAGTTGGGAATGATCATGCAGGAACAGAAGATGGAGGGCTATGAAAATTGGCAGACAGAACTCCAGGATCTTAACTATGCAGATTATGCAAGGTGTTGTGGAGGTGTGGGTATCAAGGTTGAAAAACCAGAAGATCTTCCAGCTGCAGTTGAAAAAGCTTTAAAATCTGAAAAACCAGTGATCGTAGATATTAATACAGATCCTAAGAGGTTCGTATAG